The sequence below is a genomic window from Paroedura picta isolate Pp20150507F chromosome 12, Ppicta_v3.0, whole genome shotgun sequence.
ccccccgaaatagaaaagtgttcttcactcgattgggaaagctcaaaacggggaggggtgccaattgcacCAGGagtccctcttttttttttcttgaactgggagcgggggggggggaggattggagacggtagaggagggggaaataataaGAGGCAAATCCCtgatgagagaagttagggcttctggagcacagtcactttaagacaagccttgcaactgggaaccaggaagtctttgaactgacgccctggccaatctggggagactgctttgctatagcattggaggcatgaggcagggagttaattcgcaaaaagcagaggtctgcacatttactgatacAGATTTTTCAGATGTCAAGACTTAtacccacttctggatattgcggggaaaggtagggtcatcatggatcaatcatggatgttgcagagggaaaatttaaagcgcccataatcaaaatgcaaatcggattcaatgtagacgggagggattcatttgaactgggactgggtaaaatgCCCCATGCAGATGACTCCTTGGTCGTCCATCCAAGTATAgggcagggctgaccctacttagcttccaggatctggtgAGACAGGGCTATGctgggccagccagggcagggaGATGGGGGACTttattggtctttaaagtgcttctGGATGCTGATTGTGTCCTATGGAAGATTCACCATCTCCCTGCAGAGATGGCCACCCTAGCTGTGGATTCATGGACTGCTGTGACAAAGGGGGGTACATTTGTGAGCTGGAAGCTGAGCTATGATTCCCATGTCAACCAGGAGGCTTATGTTGGTTCCCAGTTCTTCTGTGAACCTGAGCACAAGTATTGAGGGGCATTTAAAAAGCAATACCCTGTTCTAGGATGGGAAGTGAGCTGAAAAAGCTCAAGCTGCCACACCTGGCCTTCACTATCCGCCCTTAGACCAGAGATGTCCCCATCCAGCACAGATTTCTTcttaaagaaaaagagttgtttttttaaaaaagatgtcaAGTACTCTCAcggctgcttacaatcaccttccctttcctctccccacaacatgtaggtggggctgagagagtcctgatatcactgcttggtcacaacagctctaggagaactgagactggccctgaaggggggtgggtggctgCAGGCATGCAGACACCTATTTATAGCAGGGATGGAGTGAGGGAAAACACCTGCtgttagctggctgcatgtggaggaggagcagggaatcaaacccagccccaCAGACTAGAGGGTTTGCAGCGGGTGAACATTATACTATGAAAGAAGAACTGCTGAATTCTTCCACAAGATTTCAGGGCTCCTGTTTAGAACCAGGCAGGGAAGACTGGCAGATGGGGCTCCCCTCCCCAGAGATCTGAAACTAGCAGGTAGGTCTTTCAAACTCTTAAGATGTttcagagaaagggggggggctgcaggcatGCAGACACCTATTTATAGCAGGAATGGAGTGAGGGAAAACACCTGCTGTTAGCACAACATGGCTTGCTTGCTTCTCTTCTGACAGGAGGCCTTAAGAAGGTGTTTGCGCCttaacagctcctcctccttccaggggtccccccccccaattaatagCTCTTTCTTtccttaataataattttaaaaagcagaaacatggcACTCTAGGCTGCAGGATGGTGTTAAATGCTAAGGAGGATTTTGTCTCCCACGAAGTTGATGCTCAGTTTCCAGATGTTTATTCTTGTGTCTCATATAAGTCACTTTAAACAAGCTTTTGTACAGGTGGTGCTTGAGGAGTGGCTGTGGCTCaaggggagagcctctgcttggcatgcagaaggtcccaggttcaatccccggcatctccatttaaaagggccAGGCGGGAGGTGGcatgaaagacctcaacctgggaccctggagagcaactgccCGTCTGAATAGACAGTAGGTACCTAGGTCGATGAGTGGTTCTGCTCAAGGGAAGAGCTGTAGTTCAGTGGCAgggtgtctggccagcaaacagaaggtctcaggttcaattcccggcatctccagtttaaaggaccaggcagcaggtaatgtgaaagacctctgctggagctcccagagagctgctgccagcaagaAATAGTGACTGTGATGGTCTGATTATGTATAAGGCATCTTCATCTGTTCAAGGTCAACCCTAGAAAGCTGCCAATACCTAAGAGAGAAAAGATGGATATTTCCCCACCTTTTGCACAGAACCCCTTCCTTGCTCCCCCTTCATACGGAAGGAACATTATCCTATGGATGATAGGAGTGATTTGCAATGTTCACTGTGCAGGATAGGTCCCATACAGGAGCAGAAATTTGGCCAGACCAAGTCtgagaatttcatagaatcatagagtgggaagggacctcctgggtcatctagtccaaccccctgcactaggcaggacactcacaaccctctcattcatcccctgtcacctgccacccccttgagccttcacagaatcagcccctctgtcagatagcaatccagcctctgcttaaaagtttccaaaggtggagaaagatttctgtgctttttttaaaaagtcaacttTGGTTTTGTCCATCGGTTACTGGTCCTTTTCAGTAAGTCCTTCGGCATTCGTAGGGTCCCCAAAGCGGGTTCCCATCTTCCTTGGGCCAGAGCAAGCTGCTGTCCTGAAGAGGGGGGGCCTCTGCAGGCTCCTCCGGAGAGCCGTGGAGCACCTTGGGTGTTGGGTCGTTGGCCACCGCCATAAAAGATGAGAACGGGTAAGGGGAGGTGGCCGAGTAGCTGGAGGTGTAGTGGGCGTCTTCCAGAGCATGCAGCGAGTAGGGCTGAGGCCCGGCCAGAGGGGAATTCCAGCTGGGATTTCTGTACTGGGGACCCCCTCCTGGCTCAGGCGAGGAAAGGCAGCCGGGGGCAGAAATGACTTGCAGGGAGTCAGAACAGACGTCCGGTTGGCCGAGGCTGTTGGGCAGGGCCTGCTcctgaagagggagaaaaaaacatcttGAAATTCCCCCTGATGGGAGGAAGAGAACGTCTCCCAAAGCAGCAAGTAAGccttaattcccctccccccccccagctgaataGTCCAGGCCGGCCCGATCCCAGCAGATCTCAGAcgctaatcagggctgaccccggttcgtatttggatgggagaccgccaaggacttgggtggcagttcccccaaggaccactaggggtcatggtgcagaggcaggccatggcacacCACCTCCGAACGTCCCTTGGCTGGCTGCCGGGATCTCCTAGCTACACGACACACACCACATGATAAATAATTCCCAACACTTTGggggcaggttttaaaaaattagctgccatactgggtggggcatcatctgggcatggaattggggtcaatgtgggtggCAGGTAGCTGtgcatttcctgctttctgcagggggttggactagatgaccctggaggacccttccaactctatgatcctaagtCCTGACGGGCCTGTACCCCAACACCCACCTCAGTGGGCAGAGAATGGCTCAGGGGTGTGTGTGCGCTGGCCCCCAGATGCCACAGACCTGAGGCTGGGAGAGGCATCCACTTGTGACAGTGTGACGtctgattgttcctggccctcTAGCCCCCGCACAACTGTGGTTCTCACAGCCTCTCAATGGCAGAATGCTTCAGGTCCCactttcaatccctggcaactccagCTGAAGGATCAGGGAGGGATGGGAAAGGTTTCCGCCTGAGAACCCGGCGCACCACTGGCAGTCTGAAGAGAGAGCCCTGAAGCAGACGGACCGACCGTACTTACACTTAAAAAATGCGCGGAGTCACTAGGGAAAGGAGGCATGACGGAGGGCAATGGTGACGCGCCAAAAAGGGATGCTGTGCCAGAGGTGACCGGAGTGACGCGGTGGTCCCCGTACTGGTCGCCAAAGTAGGTGTCCAGCAAAGAAGGGTAGCCTTGAACCCCATGTGCGTCGTAAGCAAAGGGCTTCGCGAGGAGGGAGGGGGCGTAGACGTCGCCGGGGGTCTGCTTGCTGCTTTGCAAATCCACGTCTGCCATCAGGGACCGCCGGACCCCGTAGTAGCCGGACACGGAGGGGGAGCCTTTCAGGAACGGAGAGATCAGTTAGCGGCGCACCAGAAAAGGCAGGCTCAAAAGCACATTAGAAAGGCTCAAAagcacatccccccctcccccccccccaccaaacacaTGTTAGGCTGCCATAGATGTTTATGGAGAACACTGCAAGTTTCCACAGTCCTAGAAGTGGGCTCTGCTTCATGAACACATTGCCCAGGGGCCCCTATTTGCCCACCCCCAGGTCCCTCCTTTCCACATCTGCATCACCTCCACCtgccacctagggttgccaacctccaggaagggctCTGGTGCTCTCCAGGTAttgcatctgatctccagattatagcAATTAGTTCTCTTGggggaaatggctcctttggagggtggaatttatggcactgtaccctgatgaggttttccccctccccaaaccctgccttccccagactcccccctccccccccccaaaaaaaaaacccctctccaggtattttccaacccagagctagcaaccctggtTCCATTTCATAAGAAGGGCGGGGTGGAAATGAAATGGGGATGTTTCTTTATGAAAATATACTTACCTGAGAGCGGGAGGAATGAGGACTGCGTGGTGGAAGCGCTGCCCTGGAAGGAAAAGAACAGCCCAGCTGACGGAACAGGCAGTCTCCCACCGTGAGCAAATTTGATTGGGTTACGTTTTGGGAATCTGAGTGAACAACTCGATTTCAAAAACCTGGCCCTAACTGGGGGGCACATCTGATAGAAATTCCTCGTGGCTAATCTGGACGTGACTCCCGGGACTTCATAACATGTAATTTGGCCTCCAGAGGGGAGCGATGGGTGCTGCTTCTTGGTCTCCTGATAGCCGTGGAGATGGAGGCATGAAAAATCTGAATCTCGGAGCGAAGAGGCAATGTCAGGGGAGGCACCAGCCTGGttggagaccttggagagctgctgccggcctgAATAGACAACGcaatggtagtcaaactgcggccctccagatgtccatggactacaattcccaggagccccctgccagcattcgctggcagggggctcctgggaattgtagtccatggacatctggagggccgcagtttgattacccctggaaagcgtctgattcagtatcaggcaatTTCGGGTGTTCAAATTAAGAATCCAAAGAAGTCAGAACGTGAGGGGGCCGATCGTTCTATATCTAAACTTAAAACATACTGCATAAAATACCTGAAAATACATGTATTGATTacaaaatagataaaaataagcGTAGGCCCAAATAGTCGCTTCAAATCGGAATAAAATCATGCAGCTGTTAAAAAGGGACCTTTTGTGACTATGACAAAATGCACGTCAGCTAATGTTGCTATAAGATGTCTCCAGACATTACGGTGATAATACGGTTATTTCTTTAAATTGGATGGAGTTGAAATTGTTCTggaggaaaaaaggagaaaacGGGAATAAGGGGGCGCGGATGGCACAAATGGTCTCTGTCTGAGATATTTGTATGATCTTATTCTGATTTGAGCTTACTCTTTGGACTGACATCGTTATCCAATTTGTAATAAATACACGTAATTTTTGGATATTTGGTAATATTTTTggtttgaagtttaaatatagAACTCTTTGGCCATCACATTCTGACTTGTTTAACTTTTGGGttcttaattcattcattcattatttttttgTTAGCTTCTTGTGTTCATCCGCAACCGAACATGTCTGGTTAATTGCTAGCCGAAGCTTCGAGTAAGATGATGACGGAACGAACTTTGCTTTTGGAACGAACTTTCGCCTACagtctaatcccccccccct
It includes:
- the POU2AF2 gene encoding POU domain class 2-associating factor 2, with the translated sequence MPGFSWSLGVPQNYSQSAAYRVPADYGKRVYQGVRVKHTVKDLLAEKRSRQTSGSRFNGSASTTQSSFLPLSGSPSVSGYYGVRRSLMADVDLQSSKQTPGDVYAPSLLAKPFAYDAHGVQGYPSLLDTYFGDQYGDHRVTPVTSGTASLFGASPLPSVMPPFPSDSAHFLSEQALPNSLGQPDVCSDSLQVISAPGCLSSPEPGGGPQYRNPSWNSPLAGPQPYSLHALEDAHYTSSYSATSPYPFSSFMAVANDPTPKVLHGSPEEPAEAPPLQDSSLLWPKEDGNPLWGPYECRRTY